One Setaria viridis chromosome 3, Setaria_viridis_v4.0, whole genome shotgun sequence DNA window includes the following coding sequences:
- the LOC117850181 gene encoding expansin-A33: MAKPAVPVVLLLSLLCGLDSHAVDAQYYWSPATATFYGGGDGSGTMGGACGYGNLYNAGYGLSNAALSTALFNDGAMCGACYTIVCDISKSRWCRPGTSVTITATNFCPPNWALPSDNGGWCNPPRRHFDMSQPAWTTIAIYQAGIVPVNYQRVSCKRSGGMRFTINGRDYFELVTVTNVGGSGVVSQMWIKGTNTNWLTMSRNWGMNWQSTAYLNGQSLSFMVKIDDGRVVTVWNVVPSNWYFGATYTTSWANF; this comes from the exons ATGGCAAAACCAGCGGTGCCCGTGGTGCTTCTTCTCTCTTTGCTGTGCGGATTGGATTCCCATGCAGTAGACGCCCAGTACTACTGGTCGCCTGCGACGGCGACATTctacggtggcggcgatggCTCGGGCACCATGG GCGGCGCTTGTGGGTACGGCAACCTTTACAACGCCGGGTACGGGCTGAGCAACGCGGCGCTGAGCACGGCGCTGTTCAACGACGGCGCTATGTGCGGCGCGTGCTACACCATCGTCTGCGACATTAGCAAGAGCAGATGGTGCAGGCCCGGCACGTCGGTTACCATCACGGCCACCAACTTCTGCCCGCCAAACTGGGCGCTGCCCAGCGACAACGGTGGCTGGTGCAACCCGCCGCGCCGGCACTTTGACATGTCGCAGCCGGCCTGGACCACGATCGCCATCTACCAAGCCGGTATTGTCCCGGTGAACTACCAGAG GGTGTCGTGCaagaggagcggcggcatgAGGTTCACCATCAACGGGAGGGACTACTTCGAGCTGGTGACGGTGACCAACGTCGGTGGCAGCGGCGTGGTGTCACAGATGTGGATCAAGGGGACGAACACAAACTGGCTGACGATGAGCAGGAACTGGGGCATGAACTGGCAGAGCACGGCGTACCTCAACGGCCAGAGCCTGTCCTTCATGGTGAAGATCGACGACGGCCGCGTAGTGACGGTGTGGAACGTCGTCCCGTCCAACTGGTACTTCGGGGCAACCTACACCACCAGCTGGGCTAACTTTTAG